The following coding sequences lie in one Vibrio sp. BS-M-Sm-2 genomic window:
- a CDS encoding efflux RND transporter permease subunit, whose translation MNLADFAIKQRTFILFFTALSVIAGLFSYFDLGKLEDPSFTIKTAVVVTLYPGASAEEVEQQVTDTVETKLQEMGSLNRLRSLSRPGMSMVFVDLKESLNSKALPQEWDLLRRKVSDMKLLLPSTAQISVVQDEFSEVYGMLFSIHSKDASPAELRRYAEELQRRIKTVDGIKKIELHGVQPRVVHIDIPDERLAQYGLSITQVWSQLNTQNMAFDAGKFSAGTERIRVQQSSEFGSLDDIKNLMIKGGVSELGTSLIRLGDIADVTMGYQEPMMTENRFNGVPAVTLAMSPVTGVNVVSLGDEINQIVSDFQSTLPLGVDIATVANQPEEVQKSIDNFVSNLLESVAIVFIVLSIFMGLKSATIVGSSLLLTILLTLIYMNIASIDLHRVSLGTFILALGMLVDNAIVITDMMIVKINKGVDRTKAAIDSVKETATPLFGATVIAIMGASPVIFSKTDAAEFASSVFLIIASSLLLSWFVAMTFTALMCWFFIKPAKQADNTKVSLYRKSVNWTVDNPLKALTGLIPLILVTALAIPNIAVNFIPQADRPILFLDYWLPNGAKVEQTSEDMKRIEQWLLEQPEVESISTYVGAGAPRFSVTIEPEPFDSAYGQILINATDFPSLSPLIARGDKWLMEEYPNADPRFRSLKLATSDKFSVEARFSGPDIEVLHGLSEQAKAIFARHPDTKYVRDDWRQKSKVLEPVINQDKMRLAGINRADIAFAMKRASEGMPLGRMNLNDELVTIQLRGTESSIQSLETLPVRSLLGIHSVPLGQVIDGFELTSEETMIWRRDRVKTITAQAGVGRYTTPAAVRNSVKEQIESIHLPHGYHLEWGGEYYDEHKAVSDILKQLPKAMLLMMIILVAMFNGFKQPVIIFTTLPLAATGATFSLLLLDKPFGFMALIGAVTLTGMIIKNGIVLMDQIELERKDGRSLSDAIKEATVNRTMAISMGALTTALGMIPLLSDLLFDQMAATIIGGLAAATVLSLFVMPALYKLFYRTEEKKTVAEAIEDAVVMLDATPQSTNSSTPTSFNKEQ comes from the coding sequence ATGAATCTAGCTGATTTTGCGATCAAACAACGCACCTTCATCCTGTTTTTCACTGCATTGAGTGTTATCGCAGGCCTGTTTTCTTACTTTGATCTTGGCAAGCTCGAAGATCCAAGCTTTACCATCAAAACGGCCGTCGTAGTAACGCTCTACCCCGGTGCTTCTGCGGAAGAAGTGGAACAGCAAGTTACTGATACCGTCGAAACTAAACTGCAAGAGATGGGATCATTAAACCGACTTCGTTCACTCTCTCGCCCTGGCATGTCGATGGTGTTTGTCGACCTCAAAGAGTCTCTTAATTCAAAGGCACTTCCTCAAGAGTGGGACTTATTGCGCCGCAAAGTATCTGACATGAAGCTGTTATTGCCTTCGACTGCGCAGATCAGTGTCGTACAAGACGAGTTCTCTGAAGTCTACGGCATGCTTTTCTCTATCCACAGTAAGGATGCCTCGCCTGCTGAATTAAGACGTTACGCAGAAGAGTTGCAACGTCGAATTAAAACCGTCGATGGTATTAAGAAGATCGAATTACACGGTGTTCAACCACGCGTTGTTCATATCGACATCCCAGATGAAAGGTTGGCGCAATACGGCCTATCCATCACACAAGTTTGGTCGCAGCTGAATACGCAAAACATGGCCTTTGATGCCGGTAAGTTTTCAGCAGGAACTGAGCGAATCCGAGTTCAACAGTCGAGTGAGTTTGGTTCATTAGACGACATCAAAAATCTGATGATCAAAGGCGGTGTGAGTGAGTTAGGCACCAGCTTAATCCGCTTAGGCGATATTGCAGACGTAACAATGGGCTACCAAGAGCCAATGATGACAGAGAACCGCTTCAACGGCGTGCCTGCAGTCACATTAGCGATGAGCCCAGTCACCGGAGTCAACGTGGTATCACTTGGCGATGAAATCAATCAGATCGTCAGCGATTTTCAATCGACCCTGCCGTTAGGTGTTGATATTGCGACAGTTGCTAACCAGCCGGAAGAAGTTCAGAAATCGATCGACAACTTCGTAAGCAACTTGCTAGAAAGTGTCGCGATTGTATTCATCGTCCTATCGATATTCATGGGACTAAAAAGCGCAACCATTGTCGGCTCAAGCTTGTTGCTGACTATCTTGCTGACGCTTATCTACATGAACATCGCGTCAATTGATTTACACCGAGTTTCGCTAGGTACCTTCATTCTTGCGCTTGGCATGTTGGTGGATAACGCCATTGTCATCACCGATATGATGATTGTGAAAATCAACAAAGGCGTCGACCGAACCAAAGCTGCAATTGATTCTGTTAAAGAGACCGCTACACCACTCTTTGGCGCGACAGTCATTGCTATCATGGGTGCGAGCCCTGTTATCTTTTCAAAAACCGATGCCGCTGAGTTCGCAAGCTCAGTATTCCTAATTATCGCCTCTTCACTGTTGTTGTCATGGTTTGTCGCAATGACGTTCACAGCTTTGATGTGTTGGTTCTTCATCAAGCCAGCTAAGCAAGCTGACAACACCAAAGTAAGCTTATATCGTAAGAGCGTAAACTGGACGGTAGATAATCCACTCAAAGCACTGACGGGGCTTATTCCGCTGATCTTGGTCACTGCATTGGCTATCCCGAATATTGCCGTTAACTTTATTCCACAAGCCGACAGACCCATTCTGTTCTTAGATTACTGGCTGCCAAATGGCGCCAAGGTTGAACAGACCTCAGAAGACATGAAGCGTATCGAACAATGGTTGTTAGAGCAGCCGGAAGTCGAGAGTATTTCAACGTACGTTGGTGCTGGCGCTCCTCGTTTCTCAGTGACCATTGAGCCAGAGCCGTTTGACTCAGCTTATGGTCAGATCTTGATTAACGCGACCGATTTCCCTTCACTCAGCCCGCTGATTGCGCGTGGCGACAAATGGTTAATGGAAGAGTATCCAAACGCCGATCCTCGCTTTAGAAGCTTAAAGCTTGCGACTTCGGATAAATTCAGTGTTGAAGCGCGTTTTTCAGGCCCAGATATCGAGGTACTGCACGGCTTATCTGAACAAGCGAAAGCGATCTTTGCTCGACACCCAGACACCAAGTACGTTCGTGACGACTGGCGTCAAAAGAGCAAAGTGCTAGAACCCGTCATCAACCAAGACAAGATGCGCCTTGCGGGTATTAACCGTGCCGACATTGCATTCGCGATGAAACGCGCGTCAGAAGGCATGCCGCTAGGTCGTATGAACTTAAACGACGAACTGGTGACGATTCAACTGCGTGGTACAGAAAGCTCTATTCAATCGCTAGAAACTTTGCCGGTACGTTCTTTATTGGGCATCCACAGCGTTCCACTAGGTCAAGTCATTGACGGGTTTGAGCTTACAAGCGAAGAGACCATGATTTGGCGTCGTGACCGAGTAAAAACCATCACTGCGCAAGCTGGCGTTGGTCGTTACACTACTCCTGCAGCGGTAAGAAACTCCGTTAAAGAACAAATAGAATCCATTCACCTTCCACACGGTTACCACTTGGAATGGGGTGGCGAATATTACGACGAGCATAAAGCGGTCAGCGATATTCTTAAACAGCTACCTAAAGCGATGTTGTTGATGATGATTATCTTAGTGGCGATGTTTAACGGCTTCAAACAGCCAGTGATCATCTTCACCACCCTACCGCTTGCGGCGACGGGTGCAACATTCAGCTTATTGCTGTTGGATAAACCATTCGGCTTCATGGCGCTTATCGGCGCGGTAACCTTGACCGGTATGATCATCAAGAACGGCATCGTGTTGATGGACCAGATCGAGCTTGAACGTAAAGACGGTCGCTCACTGTCAGACGCAATTAAAGAAGCCACCGTGAACCGCACAATGGCGATTTCGATGGGTGCACTCACCACGGCACTTGGCATGATCCCGCTGCTCAGTGACCTGCTATTTGACCAGATGGCGGCAACCATTATCGGTGGCTTGGCTGCAGCAACTGTGTTGTCTCTGTTTGTAATGCCTGCGCTGTACAAGCTTTTCTATCGAACTGAAGAGAAAAAGACTGTGGCTGAAGCCATTGAAGATGCTGTAGTTATGCTCGATGCGACGCCTCAATCTACAAACAGCAGCACTCCAACCTCATTCAACAAGGAGCAATAA
- a CDS encoding LysR family transcriptional regulator — MKIEDLKLFTTVVELGSFTAAANALDLPRANVSRRINDLEKSLGIQLFFRTTRSLSLTKAGELYYKELLNALRALDKANHIASNLSEVAHGQVKIGLLPETSDIMQSTLFKFQDMYPKVELDIRNISNGFVDMYRQGLDLAMHGGTLSDANVVARKVMDLQRIFVASPEFLEKEGKPSSLRELANYPFVCFRWPSGDIDKRWDIKDHIIKVEPSVVSDSIGFVIGGVTRHRGIALLPELLVRQQLKGGALINLFPNEELQKEEAWLLYPQRKALSHSAQLLIDFLLQELPNL; from the coding sequence ATGAAAATCGAAGATCTTAAGCTGTTCACCACCGTTGTCGAGCTAGGTAGTTTCACTGCTGCAGCCAATGCTCTTGACCTTCCGCGAGCTAACGTTAGCCGTAGAATTAACGACCTTGAGAAGTCTCTCGGCATTCAATTATTCTTTAGAACGACTCGAAGCCTTTCCTTAACTAAAGCTGGCGAGCTCTATTACAAAGAACTGCTCAATGCATTAAGAGCACTCGACAAAGCAAACCATATTGCTTCCAACCTATCAGAAGTTGCACACGGACAAGTGAAAATAGGCCTGCTGCCTGAAACCAGCGACATCATGCAATCAACTCTATTTAAATTTCAAGATATGTACCCTAAGGTTGAGCTAGATATTCGCAATATTAGCAACGGTTTTGTCGACATGTACCGCCAAGGATTAGACCTAGCCATGCATGGCGGCACATTGAGTGACGCTAACGTAGTTGCACGTAAAGTCATGGATCTCCAACGTATTTTTGTCGCAAGTCCTGAATTTTTAGAGAAAGAAGGCAAGCCTTCAAGCTTAAGAGAACTCGCCAATTACCCATTTGTTTGCTTTAGATGGCCAAGTGGTGACATCGACAAGCGATGGGACATCAAAGATCACATCATCAAGGTCGAACCTTCGGTGGTGAGTGACAGCATAGGCTTCGTAATCGGCGGTGTAACACGTCACAGAGGTATAGCATTACTGCCAGAACTCTTGGTACGACAACAACTCAAAGGTGGGGCCTTAATCAACCTATTCCCTAACGAGGAGCTTCAAAAAGAAGAAGCATGGCTACTCTACCCTCAACGCAAAGCGTTAAGTCACTCCGCTCAACTTTTGATTGATTTTCTATTACAAGAGCTTCCAAATCTATAG
- a CDS encoding AAA family ATPase, which translates to MNIPVLYIFSGLPASGKSTLAKLLAKQIGAMYMRVDTVEQGLRDLCNFNVEGEGYRLSYRIVRDNLERGHSCISDSCNPIKLTRSEWQEVAEYAGAKFVNIEVSCSDVIEHESRVNNRECEVANLKLPTWQQVKSRHYESWESDVVKIDTAGQTVEASFSELVEKLRV; encoded by the coding sequence TTGAATATACCTGTTTTATACATTTTTTCGGGGCTCCCTGCTTCAGGGAAATCTACCTTAGCTAAGCTACTCGCTAAACAAATAGGCGCAATGTACATGCGCGTTGATACTGTAGAGCAGGGGCTTCGAGACCTCTGTAACTTTAATGTAGAAGGTGAAGGTTATCGGTTAAGTTATCGGATCGTTCGCGATAATTTGGAACGTGGTCATAGCTGCATCTCTGATAGTTGTAATCCTATAAAACTTACTCGGAGTGAGTGGCAAGAAGTTGCTGAATATGCAGGAGCTAAGTTTGTGAATATTGAGGTTTCTTGCTCGGATGTTATTGAGCATGAAAGTCGAGTTAATAATCGCGAATGCGAAGTGGCTAATTTGAAGCTTCCAACATGGCAACAAGTCAAAAGTCGTCATTATGAATCGTGGGAAAGTGATGTGGTTAAAATTGATACGGCAGGTCAAACTGTTGAAGCATCGTTTTCTGAATTAGTAGAAAAGTTAAGAGTGTAA
- a CDS encoding DUF3291 domain-containing protein, giving the protein MKLAQLNIALAKYPLDAPEIKEFVDNLELVNGIAESSEGFVWRLKDESGDATNIQAFDDPNMIVNMSVWDSVDSLKNFMFRTHHRDFMRRKGDWFHRLPEDTYVLWWIEEDHIPTLEEAIERLEHLREIGDTPYAFTFKTNFTESEAPK; this is encoded by the coding sequence ATGAAATTAGCTCAGTTAAATATCGCTCTGGCAAAATACCCGTTAGATGCGCCGGAAATAAAAGAGTTTGTCGATAACTTAGAGTTGGTCAATGGAATTGCAGAAAGCAGTGAAGGGTTCGTTTGGCGTCTGAAAGATGAATCTGGTGACGCCACCAACATCCAAGCTTTCGATGATCCTAATATGATTGTGAACATGTCGGTGTGGGACTCTGTGGATTCGTTAAAGAACTTCATGTTCCGCACGCATCATCGTGATTTCATGCGCCGAAAGGGGGACTGGTTTCATCGTTTACCTGAAGATACTTATGTGCTTTGGTGGATTGAAGAAGACCATATTCCCACACTCGAAGAAGCAATAGAGCGACTTGAACACCTCAGAGAAATCGGTGATACACCGTATGCCTTCACTTTCAAAACCAATTTTACAGAGTCAGAAGCGCCAAAATAG
- a CDS encoding efflux transporter outer membrane subunit, with amino-acid sequence MYPLTKFKVAPIALALLLTGCAVGPDYEEPQTTMAETFLYSQEGVNQDEQHNHWWAQFNDPTLNQLVADVQNQNIPLKLAAERINMANSYKSVVESFKVPTINVGGGYYNYQLSENDSLLGPVFGASDAVESATGMSLLEAQHDGGFLGASIAWEMDLFRRIDKQSNAATIRVEQAEIFQSGLNTLITADVIHNYLQYRGAQERKAIALENISDQKQTLELVTKVVRSGYGSELDLAQAKAMLAATESIFPQLEIAEQVHKQRMAVLLGESLTSVNQRLAGEFTLPRMNDVIPTGLPSDLLEQRPDIRIAEREMAAINEELGASIANRYPKFFLTGTPGVTAGSFDDLFSSDSFGWAASAGISWNVFDGGRGEAMVEMNEARFRSAALNYQHSVDSAFAEVDSSLFAYGRSQENQKRIDEATLAVDNAVSKAKSLYKAGLVDYLSVLDAQRQQKAMQDRQVAAKLQTANTTIAVYKALGGDWKVANETQSVELAHVN; translated from the coding sequence ATGTATCCATTAACTAAGTTTAAAGTGGCTCCTATTGCTCTCGCCTTGTTGCTGACCGGCTGTGCCGTTGGCCCAGATTACGAAGAACCACAAACGACAATGGCTGAGACATTTCTATACAGCCAAGAAGGGGTGAACCAAGACGAACAGCACAATCATTGGTGGGCACAGTTCAATGATCCAACGCTCAATCAATTAGTGGCCGATGTTCAAAACCAGAACATCCCACTTAAACTGGCCGCCGAGCGAATCAACATGGCGAACTCATACAAAAGCGTGGTTGAATCATTCAAGGTTCCGACCATCAATGTCGGCGGCGGTTATTACAACTACCAACTGAGTGAGAACGACTCCCTACTCGGCCCAGTATTTGGCGCCTCTGATGCGGTTGAATCAGCAACGGGGATGTCGTTGCTGGAAGCGCAACACGATGGCGGGTTCTTAGGTGCTAGCATCGCCTGGGAAATGGACTTGTTTAGACGTATCGATAAGCAATCCAACGCGGCAACAATTCGAGTGGAACAAGCCGAGATATTCCAATCCGGTTTGAATACCTTGATCACTGCAGATGTCATTCACAACTACCTGCAATATCGCGGCGCTCAAGAGCGAAAAGCGATCGCACTAGAGAACATTTCCGACCAAAAGCAGACTTTAGAACTGGTCACCAAAGTTGTTCGTAGCGGCTACGGCTCGGAGTTAGATCTTGCTCAAGCCAAAGCCATGCTTGCCGCGACTGAATCCATTTTTCCTCAACTTGAAATCGCAGAGCAAGTTCACAAACAACGTATGGCAGTGTTGTTAGGCGAATCACTTACGAGCGTGAACCAACGTTTAGCGGGTGAATTTACGTTACCGAGAATGAACGATGTTATTCCGACAGGCTTACCTTCTGACTTGTTAGAACAGCGCCCAGACATCCGAATTGCAGAACGAGAAATGGCAGCCATTAACGAAGAACTCGGCGCAAGCATTGCCAATCGCTATCCAAAATTCTTCCTAACGGGTACGCCAGGAGTAACTGCAGGAAGTTTTGATGACTTATTCAGTAGCGATTCATTCGGTTGGGCGGCATCTGCTGGCATAAGTTGGAATGTATTCGATGGTGGTCGAGGCGAAGCCATGGTTGAAATGAACGAAGCAAGGTTCCGTTCTGCAGCGCTAAACTATCAACACTCAGTTGATAGCGCCTTTGCGGAAGTCGATTCAAGCTTGTTTGCCTATGGCCGTAGCCAAGAGAACCAAAAGCGCATCGATGAAGCCACCCTTGCCGTCGATAACGCAGTGAGTAAAGCAAAGTCGCTATACAAAGCGGGCCTAGTCGATTACTTGTCGGTGTTAGACGCACAAAGACAACAAAAAGCGATGCAAGATCGCCAAGTGGCCGCCAAGCTTCAAACCGCCAATACCACGATTGCAGTGTATAAAGCGTTAGGTGGCGATTGGAAAGTCGCTAATGAAACACAGAGTGTCGAATTAGCCCACGTTAACTAA
- a CDS encoding efflux RND transporter periplasmic adaptor subunit, producing the protein MKPISQRSSIFEQTPILKHTVIALSLIPLFGCNDSEATLPQKQTRPIQVIQLEPLSHQIEKSFTGKLQSSETAGVAFRVPGTIQNVMVSVGDPVKKGQPLAQLDPHDYQVALEELQARSLEAKSAHKLAKTELARVKQAIDDNAIADVNLDRAISGYERSEAAVKVVEQNIRRAKDSIRYTQLLAPFDGVVAASNFEQFEQVLPGFSVFTIHNPDQLEVKIQVPENLIHKFQPNQTAGINWYGSEEKLIGYATEIATSPHPIKQTYAVTYHLESRDKSVLPGKAVTLTTQLGEPTNNFCLPYSAIVNPSGIEQVFTIQNEQAHGVTVDVVSMSQNTVCVESTLNDGDFVVVSGAQYVMEGQHFSDIQVKSL; encoded by the coding sequence ATGAAGCCTATTTCTCAACGTTCGTCTATCTTTGAACAGACACCTATCCTTAAACATACGGTCATCGCACTAAGCCTGATCCCTCTTTTTGGCTGTAATGACTCTGAGGCGACGCTCCCTCAGAAGCAAACGCGACCAATTCAAGTTATTCAACTTGAGCCTCTTTCTCATCAGATCGAAAAATCCTTCACGGGTAAATTGCAATCATCAGAAACAGCAGGAGTGGCGTTTCGCGTACCTGGTACTATTCAAAATGTGATGGTCTCGGTTGGCGATCCAGTAAAGAAAGGCCAGCCGTTGGCACAACTCGACCCGCATGATTACCAAGTGGCGTTGGAAGAGTTACAAGCTCGTTCTCTTGAAGCAAAATCTGCACACAAGCTGGCTAAGACTGAGCTCGCTCGAGTGAAACAAGCGATTGATGACAACGCGATTGCCGATGTTAATCTGGATCGTGCTATCAGCGGCTATGAAAGAAGTGAAGCCGCGGTTAAAGTGGTTGAACAAAACATACGCCGCGCAAAAGATTCGATTCGTTATACACAACTGCTCGCCCCTTTTGACGGCGTGGTAGCTGCATCTAACTTCGAACAGTTCGAACAAGTCCTGCCGGGTTTTTCAGTTTTCACCATCCACAACCCCGATCAACTTGAAGTTAAAATCCAAGTCCCAGAAAACCTAATTCATAAATTCCAACCGAATCAGACCGCTGGTATCAACTGGTACGGCTCAGAGGAAAAATTGATTGGGTACGCGACTGAAATTGCAACGTCACCTCATCCTATTAAGCAAACCTACGCGGTTACTTACCATCTGGAGTCACGCGACAAATCTGTGTTGCCGGGCAAAGCCGTAACACTCACGACTCAACTTGGCGAACCAACCAATAATTTCTGCTTACCGTATTCAGCGATCGTGAATCCATCGGGTATCGAGCAAGTGTTCACTATTCAAAATGAACAAGCTCATGGCGTAACTGTGGACGTGGTTTCGATGTCCCAAAATACCGTATGCGTTGAATCAACGCTCAACGATGGCGATTTCGTCGTGGTGAGTGGTGCTCAGTACGTCATGGAAGGCCAACACTTCTCCGATATTCAAGTTAAGAGTCTGTAG